A genomic stretch from Candidatus Brocadiaceae bacterium includes:
- a CDS encoding DUF2959 domain-containing protein: protein MKSSMIKQKYPVVFIPIVLLIFSGCQTTYYKTMEKLGYHKRDILVNRVADARDSQEVAKEQFKSALDKYSSVVNFEGGSLEENYTALNAEYEKSTNKALLVSERIKSVENVAKSLFDEWETELEQYTSSRLRQSSQEKLTQTREQYGHLMDAMKRAERKIDPVLSAFRDQVLYLKHNLNAQAIASLQGELVMVEEDVASLIREMEVSIDEADLFIRSMLETTYY, encoded by the coding sequence GTGAAATCTTCCATGATAAAACAAAAATATCCTGTCGTTTTTATACCAATAGTTTTGCTGATTTTTTCAGGATGTCAGACAACCTACTACAAGACAATGGAAAAGCTCGGTTATCATAAAAGAGATATTCTGGTCAACCGGGTTGCGGATGCAAGAGATAGCCAGGAAGTAGCAAAAGAACAATTTAAATCAGCTCTGGACAAGTACAGCTCTGTTGTTAATTTCGAAGGAGGAAGCCTTGAGGAAAACTATACTGCGTTAAATGCGGAGTACGAAAAGAGTACTAACAAGGCCTTGTTAGTAAGCGAAAGAATTAAATCTGTTGAAAATGTTGCAAAATCCCTTTTCGATGAGTGGGAAACAGAATTAGAACAGTATACAAGCAGCAGGCTTCGCCAGAGCAGCCAGGAAAAATTAACACAGACAAGAGAACAGTACGGACACCTTATGGACGCTATGAAACGTGCTGAGAGAAAAATCGATCCCGTACTTTCCGCCTTTCGTGACCAGGTTTTGTATTTGAAGCATAATTTAAACGCACAAGCTATTGCATCCTTACAGGGAGAACTTGTCATGGTCGAAGAAGACGTTGCTTCTTTGATACGAGAAATGGAAGTTTCTATCGACGAAGCTGATTTGTTCATACGTTCCATGTTGGAAACTACTTACTATTGA
- a CDS encoding YdbH domain-containing protein, with the protein MPTYLEKSLFPKIAGSHGFKDALCDIRKFSFTRMDLVSLQLGERGNSALSCDSIRFDYSLLGLWRKHIDRIVVSGFEVTAEYKDGAFLIPGLEFKNVLKNSFNKNNGAPHDINEQKLPLSIRECEILHSTVILKLGLNECRIPFRANVQLLTPDENDREYGYDLRLYLYPRGETIELKSYFDTIKKTRVCDITAHGLNLLKFADFTRSLSGLKIEGNADVQSTLDFKAKDFTLRFDLADMNIEYNAFKIQNRNRGNPLRIEITKEEDVFHFSFSPFCIISPVALEISMDKHTDCTLRISNNGIGINGFFFIKIDAESVNNRFPAPLQLSQSFSFPLAFHGAFEKGTAWRFHVDSSLSNTPLRFNTPEGELAVLPKLFSLHADGKGKEGTARYEMEMSDINYVAEFAKARFHDFTIFGDIVIQNGLPLETRVFANVSDAEFGMGKFHAEKISARIPFKWPYSLLEKNASGNEEGGYFTVEELYYEGRKLGSLSSLLRQESLGFTIAGQHNNIFPEFILNFSGTAGVKNNEITSSIDFHTSKEQKQVKIKLGELLPGLKGIFYEGCFEFSGNWSFTNGTVRSSIETRVHNSKIESSKKKFIIEGIDLDLKLQDIFNFRSLPKQILKFDNIVWGDIQIGKGEIQFQIESPNIFSLEKSKFSWCYGNIYTPSFHIEPEKEELDVVFYCDRLRLATVLEQFKAANVKGSGTVNGLIPISIKDGKIKFVDGFLYSTPGEEGIIRFNTDNLATGMQGIQQNIQMEIAREALNNFQYDWAKLFLNSEGNELTLAMQLDGKPAGLLPFGYKKNVGLYKENGNSEKKAHFQGLRFDINFRLPLDEMLHYGKGFNYLFKEQQSGEDRKIKEK; encoded by the coding sequence GTGCCAACATATCTTGAAAAAAGCCTGTTTCCAAAGATTGCTGGAAGTCATGGGTTTAAAGACGCTCTCTGTGATATAAGAAAATTCAGTTTTACCAGGATGGATCTGGTTTCTTTACAATTAGGAGAAAGGGGAAATTCTGCCCTATCGTGTGATTCTATCCGTTTTGATTATTCATTACTTGGTTTATGGAGAAAACACATTGACAGGATTGTTGTCAGTGGCTTTGAAGTTACGGCTGAATATAAGGATGGTGCTTTTCTTATTCCGGGACTGGAATTTAAAAATGTTCTTAAAAATTCTTTCAATAAAAATAACGGAGCGCCTCACGATATCAACGAACAGAAATTACCGCTGAGCATCAGGGAATGTGAGATTTTACATTCTACTGTTATACTGAAATTGGGGTTGAATGAATGCAGAATCCCCTTTCGGGCAAATGTGCAACTTTTAACACCGGATGAAAATGATAGAGAATATGGGTACGATTTAAGGCTATATCTATATCCCCGGGGAGAGACCATTGAACTGAAAAGCTATTTTGACACGATTAAAAAAACAAGGGTATGTGATATAACCGCTCACGGTCTGAATCTATTAAAATTCGCGGATTTTACCCGTAGCTTGTCAGGATTAAAAATTGAAGGAAATGCTGACGTGCAATCAACTTTGGATTTCAAAGCAAAAGATTTTACATTACGGTTCGATTTGGCGGACATGAATATAGAATATAATGCATTTAAAATACAAAATAGAAACCGGGGAAATCCCCTGAGGATAGAAATAACAAAAGAAGAAGATGTTTTTCATTTTAGTTTTTCTCCTTTTTGTATTATTTCTCCCGTTGCATTGGAAATTTCTATGGATAAACATACGGATTGCACTCTGAGAATTTCAAACAATGGAATAGGGATCAATGGGTTTTTCTTCATAAAAATTGATGCGGAGTCCGTAAATAATCGATTTCCTGCTCCATTGCAACTGTCGCAATCATTTTCGTTCCCTCTTGCGTTTCATGGGGCCTTTGAAAAAGGGACCGCATGGCGATTTCACGTTGATTCATCGTTATCAAATACTCCGCTGCGGTTTAATACACCGGAAGGAGAGCTTGCGGTATTGCCAAAGTTATTTTCCCTTCACGCTGATGGAAAGGGAAAAGAGGGGACTGCAAGATACGAAATGGAAATGTCGGATATAAACTATGTCGCTGAATTTGCAAAAGCGCGTTTCCATGATTTTACTATTTTTGGTGATATTGTGATTCAGAATGGTTTACCTCTGGAAACCAGGGTCTTTGCAAATGTTTCTGATGCCGAATTCGGCATGGGAAAATTTCATGCAGAAAAAATCAGTGCAAGAATTCCCTTTAAATGGCCTTATTCACTCTTGGAAAAGAATGCTTCGGGAAACGAGGAAGGCGGATATTTTACTGTTGAGGAACTATACTATGAAGGCAGAAAACTCGGAAGCCTTTCTTCTTTATTACGTCAGGAGTCTTTGGGGTTTACCATTGCAGGTCAACACAATAATATATTCCCGGAGTTTATCTTGAATTTTTCGGGTACAGCAGGAGTTAAAAACAATGAAATTACTTCAAGTATTGATTTCCATACCTCCAAAGAGCAAAAGCAGGTAAAAATAAAACTCGGGGAACTTTTGCCAGGATTAAAAGGAATATTTTATGAAGGATGCTTCGAGTTCAGCGGTAACTGGAGTTTTACCAATGGAACGGTAAGAAGTAGTATAGAGACAAGGGTGCATAATTCAAAAATAGAGTCTTCCAAAAAAAAATTTATTATCGAGGGGATTGACCTAGATTTAAAGTTGCAGGATATATTCAATTTTCGAAGTCTCCCAAAACAAATTCTCAAATTTGACAATATCGTTTGGGGTGATATACAGATAGGAAAAGGAGAAATCCAATTTCAAATAGAATCTCCAAATATTTTTTCCCTTGAAAAAAGCAAATTTTCATGGTGCTATGGAAACATATATACTCCTTCTTTTCATATAGAACCGGAAAAAGAAGAATTAGACGTTGTTTTTTATTGTGATCGCCTTAGACTTGCAACGGTTTTAGAACAATTCAAGGCGGCAAATGTAAAGGGAAGTGGTACGGTAAATGGGCTTATTCCGATCAGTATTAAGGACGGAAAAATAAAATTTGTTGATGGTTTTCTCTACTCTACACCTGGAGAAGAGGGGATAATTCGCTTTAATACCGACAATCTTGCTACTGGAATGCAGGGTATTCAACAGAATATTCAAATGGAAATTGCTCGAGAAGCCCTGAACAACTTTCAGTATGACTGGGCAAAGCTTTTTCTTAACAGTGAAGGAAATGAGCTGACCCTGGCTATGCAATTAGATGGGAAACCTGCCGGTTTATTACCGTTTGGTTATAAAAAAAATGTAGGTCTTTACAAGGAAAACGGTAACAGTGAGAAAAAAGCCCATTTTCAGGGATTGCGCTTTGACATTAACTTCAGACTGCCACTGGATGAAATGTTGCATTATGGTAAAGGATTCAATTATCTTTTTAAGGAACAGCAATCAGGAGAAGATAGAAAGATAAAAGAAAAATGA
- a CDS encoding YdbL family protein, producing MRTTSYHFLTIVILTMSFFFNFSSIAADMNTLKVRMQERLPVIIKLKSKGVIGENNKGYLEYLGNNREKESIVRSENQDRKEVYVMIAEKENVNEEHVGRRRALQIALIAKKGHWLQDQDGKWYEK from the coding sequence ATGAGAACAACATCGTATCATTTTTTAACAATTGTTATACTAACAATGTCATTTTTTTTCAATTTTTCCAGTATTGCTGCGGATATGAATACCTTGAAAGTGCGGATGCAGGAACGCCTTCCGGTAATCATAAAATTGAAATCAAAAGGTGTAATCGGGGAAAACAATAAAGGGTATCTGGAGTATCTTGGCAATAATCGAGAAAAAGAAAGTATCGTTAGATCAGAAAATCAGGACAGAAAAGAAGTCTATGTGATGATTGCTGAAAAGGAGAATGTGAACGAAGAGCATGTTGGTCGGCGCAGGGCATTGCAGATTGCTTTGATAGCTAAAAAAGGACATTGGTTGCAAGATCAGGATGGGAAATGGTATGAGAAATAG
- a CDS encoding DUF4197 domain-containing protein, which produces MIIFLLSCACLITGCKTTEKFLSSITGGEILSNETIIAGLKEALIVGTENAVSKTSTAGGFYNNALIRIGMPEELEKLSSTMRKIGFGEMIDTFEMKMNEAAENAASQATPVFVEVIKGMTITDATKILYGKDTAATDYFRKKTTQPLTDLYSPVVNSHMKQVGVVNLYNDLIDLYTKIPFVKKPRFSLDKYIVDSALKGMFTVIAEEEKKIREDPLARTTELLRKVFAVND; this is translated from the coding sequence ATGATTATTTTCTTATTATCCTGTGCGTGCCTTATTACCGGATGCAAGACCACGGAAAAATTTCTCAGCTCAATAACAGGCGGAGAAATACTCAGCAATGAAACCATTATTGCCGGTTTAAAAGAAGCGTTAATCGTAGGAACGGAAAATGCCGTAAGCAAGACCTCCACGGCAGGCGGGTTTTACAATAACGCGCTTATTCGAATAGGTATGCCTGAAGAATTGGAAAAATTATCCTCCACAATGCGTAAAATCGGATTTGGAGAGATGATTGACACATTTGAAATGAAAATGAATGAAGCTGCGGAAAATGCCGCAAGTCAGGCAACGCCTGTATTTGTTGAAGTGATAAAGGGTATGACCATAACTGATGCCACTAAGATTCTTTATGGTAAAGACACGGCCGCGACAGATTATTTCCGTAAAAAGACAACACAACCATTGACAGATTTGTATTCACCTGTGGTAAACAGTCATATGAAACAGGTAGGGGTAGTAAATCTGTATAATGATCTGATCGATCTTTATACAAAAATTCCATTTGTGAAAAAACCCCGTTTCAGCTTAGATAAGTACATTGTGGATAGTGCATTAAAAGGCATGTTTACTGTTATCGCAGAAGAAGAGAAGAAGATTCGAGAGGATCCTCTTGCGAGAACGACTGAACTGTTAAGAAAGGTTTTCGCGGTCAATGATTAA
- a CDS encoding M4 family metallopeptidase, translating into MIKFYSIFLVLLVLVPGAVMAGNDVPFEKQRIALEELKNNVSKEVFVKWNKKKGIAKYVSGRLTTPSDLSAEELSKAFIAQYRVLFGINDCDKELELIPSDITLKASFIHYKQKRNGLDVVGGKITVRLNDGIVTTVANSFEPHISIKTTPEISPENAMEIARAAVEIQDNETKVSLLVFPWEDKHYLTYRVDFCFHSGQKPTKYRVYVDAITGDIILVENRIMHEGASLGSGIGVDGALKIFDTYERGGIFFLGNLPIPQSEITIKTYDAHNTENLPGSIVRDDDNTWEDPAGIDAHFYGNVVFDFYRDNFGNFSWFSKSGFKQSGGLVSSVHYGVNFENAFWEGRQMVYGDGDKLFRPFSGALDVVAHEITHGITEAINDLLYCSEPGALNESWSDIMGMFVSISYGDDLPYWSAEEIIKIDETSGFEAFYALRRMDDPPFRTDAFPDNDYDSSDPLNSWGQPEHTSEQYFARCFPWTDNGGVHVNSGIPNKAAYLITLDIGSEKAQEIYYYAMFYLSTLSLFQDARDAVEQSTIDLFGVGPELTSVQNAFDAVGIGP; encoded by the coding sequence ATGATAAAGTTTTATAGCATATTTCTCGTTTTGTTAGTTCTCGTTCCCGGCGCTGTCATGGCTGGCAATGATGTTCCTTTTGAGAAACAGAGGATTGCGTTGGAGGAATTAAAAAACAACGTTTCAAAAGAAGTATTTGTCAAGTGGAACAAAAAAAAGGGTATTGCGAAATATGTTTCCGGCCGTCTTACAACTCCCTCTGACTTGTCTGCTGAAGAATTATCAAAAGCATTTATTGCCCAATACCGGGTGTTATTTGGTATAAATGACTGTGACAAAGAATTGGAACTGATCCCTTCCGATATCACCCTGAAGGCCAGCTTCATTCATTATAAACAAAAAAGGAACGGGTTGGATGTTGTCGGAGGCAAGATTACCGTAAGGCTAAATGATGGTATAGTAACTACCGTAGCTAATTCCTTCGAACCTCATATATCAATAAAAACAACTCCGGAAATTTCCCCGGAAAATGCGATGGAAATTGCCCGGGCAGCGGTTGAAATTCAGGACAATGAAACAAAGGTCTCACTGCTGGTATTTCCCTGGGAAGACAAACATTATCTTACCTACAGGGTAGATTTTTGCTTCCATTCAGGACAGAAACCTACAAAATACAGGGTATACGTCGATGCAATAACTGGAGACATCATTTTAGTTGAAAACAGAATAATGCATGAAGGAGCCTCTCTTGGCAGTGGAATTGGCGTAGATGGAGCGCTAAAAATATTTGATACGTATGAACGTGGCGGGATTTTCTTTCTTGGAAACCTCCCGATTCCTCAATCCGAAATAACGATCAAAACTTACGATGCACACAACACGGAAAACCTCCCCGGTAGTATAGTAAGAGATGATGATAACACATGGGAGGATCCAGCTGGTATTGATGCGCACTTTTATGGCAATGTAGTATTTGACTTCTATCGCGACAACTTCGGGAACTTCTCCTGGTTTTCAAAGAGCGGTTTCAAACAATCTGGCGGTCTTGTATCGAGCGTACATTATGGCGTAAATTTTGAAAATGCCTTCTGGGAAGGTCGCCAAATGGTCTATGGGGATGGCGATAAGCTCTTTCGTCCATTTTCAGGCGCGCTTGATGTCGTTGCGCATGAAATCACTCACGGAATTACTGAGGCAATCAATGACCTTCTCTATTGTTCGGAACCGGGTGCCCTTAATGAATCGTGGTCAGATATAATGGGGATGTTTGTATCTATTTCCTATGGTGATGACCTGCCTTACTGGTCGGCGGAAGAGATTATCAAAATCGACGAAACATCCGGTTTTGAGGCTTTTTATGCCTTGAGAAGGATGGATGATCCTCCCTTCAGAACGGACGCTTTTCCAGACAACGATTATGATTCGTCTGATCCATTAAACAGCTGGGGGCAACCGGAGCACACATCGGAGCAATATTTTGCGCGTTGTTTTCCATGGACCGACAATGGTGGTGTTCATGTAAATTCAGGGATTCCAAACAAGGCGGCTTATCTGATAACACTGGATATTGGATCTGAAAAGGCACAGGAAATCTATTACTATGCCATGTTTTATCTTTCCACACTCTCTCTGTTTCAAGATGCAAGGGACGCTGTGGAACAGTCAACAATAGATCTCTTTGGTGTTGGCCCGGAACTCACATCAGTACAAAATGCCTTTGATGCGGTTGGCATTGGTCCTTAA
- a CDS encoding SBBP repeat-containing protein, whose amino-acid sequence MKRRIKGSVIPVVLFLLMFLVQNIPAEQNCVREPLPNPLPPQSEMNNSSDKKTDILQNIQNLQIPFIVNEGQSAERVMFYANTFGGTIFITKDGEIVYSLRKRVRDRWQEEMGYGPRISENGMQSNPKVLDLFFISWNDPISYTVFPDTDYTISSFQISEPRPEICNVKSRVKADVLNEVNSSRPLRERERMRGVTLKEAFMNGKISGIQGRGKAETKANYFRGSDPSQWKTNISMYNMVTLREVYEGIDLRLKAYGNTVEKLFYVKSGADPNQIKIRLSGIESLDLQKKSEAASSSSKGDYYGNSSLKSVARGLSVNEHGELEVETEIGTVKFTKPVAFQEVNGKRMEIAVEYSIQHPEVRSQNKERNLISSKSTIKNSKSEYGFKVASYDRTKDLVIDPAITYSTYLGGDFSDVGRDIAVDGAGNAYVTGETVSPDFPTVNAMYENLDDSLDAFVTKIDASGAFLLYSTYLGGNDSDIGRGIAIDDAGNAYVTGRTKSPDFPTANAIDGNYDCYGDAFVTKIDASGAFLSYSTYLGGNSWDYGYGVAVDSAGNAYVTGYTDSPDFPAVNAIYGSLNSYTDAFVTKIDASGASLSYSTYLGGKFSDWGRGISVDSAGNAYVTGETVSPDFPTINAIYGSINGPETEAFVTKIDASGACLSYSTYLGGNGEDSGRGIAVDSAGNAYVTGYTSSPDFPTANAIDGSLDGALDAFVTKIDASGTSLSYSTYLGGNGNESAAGIAVDSAGNAYVTGYTASSDFPMANAVDGNHNGGYYDCFVTKIDASGARLSYSTYLGGNGEDYGAGIAVDGAGNVYVTGDTDSPDFPAANAIYGTYNGGRRDAFVVKIARNTLKAFYKFNEGSGIDAVDSSGNGNDGTINGAMWSTGWSGGGLDFDGTDDSVDFCTNLGITGELTVSAWVYPTAAPNGKGRVIASTFDWDCDVAKKRGWTLGLNWGSNDRLQFQVFASSGQVARANLNNFFADNLNQWTHVVGVFSPSQYARIYVNGVMVAEHATSIPAVIAYQTGINLRLGARADSNAGRWQGGIDEVRIYDRALSYLEILDLYNGL is encoded by the coding sequence ATGAAAAGACGTATCAAGGGGTCTGTAATCCCTGTGGTTCTTTTTCTGTTGATGTTTTTGGTACAGAATATTCCGGCTGAGCAGAATTGTGTAAGGGAACCATTGCCCAATCCCTTACCTCCACAATCAGAAATGAATAATTCATCAGATAAAAAGACAGATATACTGCAAAATATCCAAAATCTCCAGATACCCTTCATAGTCAATGAAGGCCAGTCTGCTGAGAGGGTAATGTTTTATGCCAATACCTTTGGGGGCACGATCTTTATCACGAAGGATGGGGAGATTGTCTATTCATTGCGGAAAAGAGTCAGGGACAGGTGGCAGGAAGAAATGGGTTACGGACCACGGATTTCGGAAAACGGGATGCAATCAAACCCAAAAGTCCTGGACTTGTTTTTTATTTCATGGAATGATCCAATATCTTATACTGTTTTCCCGGATACTGATTACACCATTTCATCATTCCAAATCTCAGAACCAAGACCTGAAATCTGCAATGTAAAATCAAGGGTAAAGGCCGATGTCCTGAATGAAGTAAACTCCTCTCGTCCCTTGCGTGAGAGGGAGAGGATGAGGGGTGTTACTCTGAAAGAAGCATTCATGAACGGAAAGATAAGCGGAATACAGGGGAGAGGCAAGGCAGAGACCAAGGCCAATTACTTTAGGGGAAGTGATCCGTCTCAATGGAAGACCAATATCTCCATGTATAACATGGTAACATTGAGAGAGGTGTATGAAGGCATAGATCTCAGGTTGAAGGCGTATGGGAATACTGTGGAGAAGCTCTTTTATGTGAAGTCAGGTGCAGACCCAAACCAGATAAAAATCAGACTGAGCGGTATAGAATCCCTTGATTTGCAGAAAAAAAGCGAAGCCGCGTCTTCCTCTTCTAAAGGGGATTATTATGGAAATTCTTCATTAAAAAGCGTGGCAAGGGGGTTATCTGTAAATGAACATGGGGAGCTTGAGGTGGAGACAGAGATTGGGACGGTGAAATTCACCAAACCTGTAGCGTTTCAAGAAGTGAATGGGAAGAGGATGGAAATAGCCGTTGAATACAGTATTCAGCATCCGGAAGTTAGAAGTCAAAATAAAGAAAGAAACCTTATAAGCTCAAAATCTACAATAAAAAATTCAAAATCAGAATACGGTTTCAAGGTTGCCTCTTACGACAGGACAAAGGACCTCGTTATAGACCCTGCCATCACCTACTCCACCTACCTGGGAGGGGATTTTTCTGATGTTGGTAGGGATATAGCGGTAGATGGCGCCGGGAATGCGTATGTGACGGGCGAAACGGTTTCTCCTGATTTCCCGACGGTAAACGCCATGTATGAAAATCTTGATGATTCTTTGGATGCATTTGTGACAAAGATAGACGCATCGGGCGCCTTCCTTCTGTATTCCACCTACCTGGGAGGAAATGATTCTGATATTGGTAGGGGTATAGCGATAGATGATGCAGGGAATGCATATGTGACGGGTCGCACGAAGTCTCCTGATTTCCCGACGGCAAACGCCATTGACGGGAACTATGATTGTTATGGAGATGCATTTGTGACAAAGATAGACGCATCGGGCGCCTTCCTTTCATACTCCACATATCTAGGAGGAAATAGCTGGGATTATGGTTATGGTGTAGCGGTTGATAGTGCAGGGAACGCGTATGTAACGGGTTACACGGATTCTCCTGATTTCCCGGCGGTAAATGCCATTTACGGAAGTCTTAATAGTTATACTGATGCGTTTGTGACAAAGATAGACGCATCCGGCGCCAGCCTATCATACTCCACGTACCTGGGAGGAAAATTTTCTGATTGGGGTAGAGGTATATCGGTGGATAGTGCAGGAAATGCGTATGTGACGGGTGAAACGGTTTCTCCCGATTTCCCGACGATAAATGCCATTTACGGAAGCATTAACGGGCCTGAAACTGAAGCGTTTGTGACGAAGATAGACGCATCCGGCGCCTGCCTTTCGTATTCCACGTACCTGGGGGGAAATGGTGAGGATTCCGGCAGGGGTATAGCGGTCGATAGTGCAGGGAACGCGTATGTGACTGGTTACACGTCTTCTCCCGATTTCCCTACGGCAAATGCCATTGACGGAAGTCTTGATGGTGCTTTGGATGCATTTGTGACAAAGATAGACGCATCAGGCACCAGCCTTTCATACTCCACGTACCTGGGAGGAAACGGGAATGAGTCTGCTGCCGGCATAGCGGTAGATAGCGCTGGGAATGCCTATGTAACGGGCTACACGGCTTCTTCCGATTTTCCCATGGCAAATGCCGTTGACGGAAACCATAATGGCGGTTATTACGATTGTTTTGTAACAAAGATAGATGCATCGGGAGCCCGCCTTTCGTATTCTACGTACCTGGGGGGGAATGGTGAAGATTATGGCGCCGGTATAGCGGTAGATGGTGCAGGGAACGTGTATGTGACGGGTGACACGGATTCTCCTGATTTCCCGGCGGCAAATGCCATTTACGGAACTTATAATGGTGGTAGAAGAGATGCATTTGTGGTAAAGATTGCACGAAATACCCTGAAGGCCTTCTATAAGTTTAATGAAGGGAGTGGGATAGACGCCGTGGATTCCTCGGGCAACGGGAACGATGGCACGATAAATGGTGCTATGTGGTCTACCGGGTGGAGTGGTGGAGGCCTGGATTTCGACGGGACAGACGACTCGGTTGATTTTTGTACCAATTTGGGTATCACGGGTGAGCTCACGGTAAGCGCCTGGGTATATCCGACGGCAGCGCCGAATGGCAAGGGGCGTGTCATTGCCTCAACCTTTGACTGGGACTGTGATGTCGCAAAAAAACGGGGATGGACCTTGGGTCTCAATTGGGGTTCGAATGATCGGCTCCAATTTCAGGTTTTTGCTAGTTCAGGGCAGGTTGCACGTGCAAATCTCAATAATTTCTTTGCTGATAACCTTAACCAATGGACTCATGTTGTAGGGGTATTCAGTCCCTCACAATACGCGCGAATCTATGTGAATGGAGTGATGGTCGCTGAACATGCCACGAGTATTCCGGCAGTAATAGCGTATCAAACAGGCATAAACCTGCGTCTTGGTGCGCGGGCAGATTCGAATGCCGGCAGGTGGCAGGGAGGTATTGATGAAGTACGTATCTACGATAGGGCATTAAGTTACCTGGAGATTCTGGATTTGTATAATGGCTTATGA